A genomic window from Exiguobacterium acetylicum DSM 20416 includes:
- a CDS encoding sensor histidine kinase, whose product MRSLYTKIVGLVCVVLLVSALLALLISNIAYYSFWQDSYSQKVEEAVETAIDYYETHGDGKTESFYRMLQATGFQLYVQTDDGIERYGNTFRNETLSSQVIEQVKNGHPYYGMREYPFHLFLLGLFDNEVINTYGTSVKTSQGTDAIFVRPDLSRQIRELHLFVGLFLGLLVVISFLLLVFSIRYLVRPIRRLTKATEQMADGDYGIRVGTKARDEIGELSRRFDEMATAVEASDTERRRFVANVSHEFQSPLTTISGYAGQLHVASEDEAKRTIIQQEAARMSELTRQLLILAKLDEGRRFKRQLLDLRTSLETTLTTLAFQLDEQGIAVALGVSPALQIQADASALEHVFQNVIRNAVSVSAEGATIHIQAEEQVNQVIVRIKDEGPGMTEQQMEHAFERFYQGDASRTSRGTGLGLAIVKETMRQLGGDANLSSDSSGLTVTLTFLRI is encoded by the coding sequence ATGAGGAGCCTCTATACAAAGATTGTCGGACTCGTCTGTGTCGTCTTACTCGTGTCCGCCCTGCTTGCTCTTTTAATCAGTAACATCGCCTACTATTCGTTCTGGCAGGACAGCTATAGCCAAAAAGTCGAGGAAGCGGTCGAGACAGCGATCGATTATTACGAGACGCACGGTGACGGAAAGACGGAATCGTTTTACCGGATGTTACAAGCAACTGGCTTTCAACTATATGTACAAACAGATGACGGAATCGAGCGTTACGGAAACACATTTCGCAATGAAACGCTTTCGAGTCAAGTCATCGAGCAAGTGAAGAACGGTCACCCGTATTACGGGATGCGCGAGTATCCGTTCCATCTGTTCCTGCTCGGTCTGTTCGATAACGAGGTCATCAATACGTACGGCACATCAGTCAAAACATCGCAAGGAACGGACGCGATCTTCGTCCGTCCGGACTTAAGTCGGCAGATCCGTGAGTTGCACCTGTTTGTTGGTCTGTTCCTCGGACTGCTTGTCGTGATCAGCTTTCTCTTGCTCGTCTTCTCAATCCGGTATCTCGTGCGTCCGATCCGGCGCCTGACAAAAGCGACGGAACAGATGGCGGACGGTGACTACGGAATCCGCGTCGGAACGAAGGCACGCGATGAGATTGGAGAACTGTCCCGACGCTTTGACGAGATGGCAACGGCAGTCGAAGCGTCTGATACGGAACGACGCCGGTTCGTTGCAAACGTCTCGCATGAATTTCAGTCGCCGCTGACGACGATCTCAGGGTACGCTGGACAATTACATGTCGCAAGCGAGGATGAAGCGAAACGGACGATCATTCAACAAGAGGCAGCGCGAATGTCGGAGCTGACGCGTCAATTATTGATCTTAGCGAAGCTTGATGAAGGACGGCGCTTCAAACGACAATTACTTGATCTACGAACGAGTCTAGAGACGACACTCACAACACTTGCCTTTCAGCTGGATGAGCAAGGCATCGCTGTCGCACTCGGTGTATCGCCAGCACTACAGATTCAAGCAGATGCCAGTGCGCTCGAACATGTCTTCCAAAATGTCATTCGAAACGCCGTCTCAGTCTCAGCCGAAGGAGCGACGATTCATATTCAAGCGGAAGAACAAGTGAATCAGGTCATCGTCCGAATCAAGGACGAAGGACCAGGTATGACCGAACAACAGATGGAACATGCCTTTGAACGCTTTTATCAAGGCGATGCATCCCGAACGTCGCGCGGGACGGGACTCGGGCTTGCGATCGTTAAAGAGACGATGCGCCAACTTGGTGGGGACGCGAACTTGTCGTCTGATTCATCCGGTCTGACTGTGACATTGACTTTTTTACGCATTTGA
- the atpA gene encoding F0F1 ATP synthase subunit alpha encodes MSIRAEEISALLKARIAQYGSTMEVNETGTVIQIGDGIARAHGLDNVMSGELVEFANGTMGLAQNLEEGNVGIIILGDYLEIKEGDSVRRTGRIMEVPTGDALLGRVVNPLGMPIDGLGPIETEHYNPIERKASGVMARKSVHEPLQTGIKAIDALVPIGRGQRELIIGDRQTGKTSIAIDTIINQKEENMICIYVAIGQKESTVRGVVETLRKNGALDYTIVVSAAASQPAPLLYLAPFAGVAMGEHFMDQGKHVLVIYDDLSKQAAAYRELSLLLKRPPGREAYPGDVFYLHSRLLERAAKLNDELGAGSLTALPFIETQASDISAYIPTNVISITDGQIFLQSDLFFSGVRPAINPGLSVSRVGGSAQVKAMKKVAGTLRLDLASYRELEAFAQFGSDLDKATQSKLNRGERTVEVLKQDLNQPLTVDKQVIIIYALTRGHLDDVAVTDIRRFEKELNLWLDQNRKQLCDEIRKTGNLPADEEIVAAISEFKKTFQATV; translated from the coding sequence ATGAGCATTAGAGCTGAAGAAATCAGCGCCCTGCTTAAAGCGCGTATCGCGCAGTACGGTTCTACGATGGAAGTGAACGAGACAGGTACGGTCATCCAAATCGGTGATGGTATCGCTCGTGCACACGGACTCGACAACGTCATGTCGGGAGAGCTCGTAGAATTCGCTAACGGCACAATGGGCTTGGCGCAAAACTTAGAAGAAGGCAACGTCGGTATCATCATCCTCGGTGACTACCTTGAAATCAAAGAAGGCGACTCTGTTCGCCGTACGGGCCGCATCATGGAAGTACCAACTGGAGACGCACTCCTCGGACGTGTCGTTAACCCACTCGGTATGCCAATCGATGGTCTTGGTCCAATCGAAACAGAACACTACAACCCGATCGAGCGTAAGGCGTCTGGCGTCATGGCGCGTAAATCGGTACACGAACCACTTCAGACGGGAATCAAGGCGATCGATGCCCTCGTTCCAATCGGTCGTGGACAGCGTGAGTTGATCATCGGTGACCGTCAGACGGGTAAAACGTCGATCGCAATCGATACGATCATCAACCAAAAAGAAGAAAACATGATCTGTATCTACGTCGCAATCGGACAAAAAGAATCAACAGTCCGTGGCGTCGTCGAGACGCTCCGTAAAAACGGTGCTCTCGATTACACGATCGTCGTTTCGGCAGCGGCTTCACAGCCAGCTCCACTTCTTTACCTCGCACCATTCGCAGGTGTCGCGATGGGTGAACACTTCATGGACCAAGGCAAACACGTTCTTGTCATCTATGATGATCTTTCAAAACAAGCAGCTGCTTACCGTGAGCTTTCACTTCTCTTGAAACGCCCACCAGGCCGCGAAGCTTACCCAGGGGATGTCTTCTACCTCCACTCACGCCTTCTTGAGCGTGCGGCGAAGTTGAACGACGAGCTTGGCGCAGGTAGCTTGACTGCCCTTCCGTTCATCGAAACACAAGCGTCGGATATCTCAGCTTACATCCCGACGAACGTTATCTCGATCACGGATGGTCAAATCTTCCTTCAATCGGATCTCTTCTTCTCAGGTGTCCGTCCCGCGATCAACCCGGGTCTCTCGGTATCGCGTGTAGGTGGTTCGGCTCAAGTAAAAGCGATGAAGAAGGTAGCGGGTACGCTCCGTCTTGACCTCGCATCTTACCGTGAGCTTGAAGCATTCGCTCAGTTCGGATCTGACCTTGATAAAGCGACTCAATCGAAGCTTAACCGTGGTGAGCGGACAGTTGAAGTCTTGAAACAAGACTTGAACCAACCACTTACTGTCGATAAGCAAGTCATCATCATCTATGCCTTGACTCGTGGTCACCTTGATGATGTTGCTGTAACGGATATTCGTCGTTTTGAAAAGGAACTCAACCTCTGGCTCGATCAAAACCGCAAACAACTTTGCGATGAGATCCGTAAGACAGGTAACCTTCCAGCAGACGAAGAGATCGTAGCAGCAATCTCAGAATTTAAGAAAACGTTCCAAGCGACGGTCTAA
- the atpG gene encoding ATP synthase F1 subunit gamma: protein MASLREIQTRINSTKSTKQITKAMNMVSASKLNRAQAHSAKFQPYMLKMQEVLGTIANGTTGASHPMLEKRPVQKTGYIVITSDRGLAGAYNANVLREVYREIKEKHTADSYVLFVVGKVGVQFFRSRGITVTDAITGLNDSPSYVDVAEIVKRTVSAFTLGEIDELKLCYNHFLSVISQEVKVETLLPLGEIEASSSTTYEYEPSEEQILAELLPRYAESLIFGALLDAKVAEHASRMTAMQSATDNADDLIGRLTLVYNRARQAAITQEITEIVSGAAAQQ from the coding sequence ATGGCATCGTTGCGCGAGATACAAACGCGGATCAACTCGACGAAAAGTACGAAACAGATCACGAAAGCGATGAACATGGTTTCGGCGTCGAAACTGAACCGCGCTCAAGCACATAGCGCGAAGTTCCAACCTTACATGCTGAAAATGCAAGAGGTACTCGGAACCATTGCGAATGGCACGACAGGTGCGAGCCATCCGATGCTCGAGAAACGTCCCGTCCAAAAGACGGGCTACATCGTCATCACATCGGATCGCGGCTTAGCTGGTGCATATAACGCCAACGTGCTGCGTGAAGTCTACCGGGAAATCAAAGAAAAGCATACTGCGGACAGTTACGTTCTCTTCGTGGTCGGTAAAGTCGGTGTCCAGTTCTTCCGTTCACGCGGAATTACGGTCACGGATGCGATCACAGGCTTGAACGATTCTCCTTCGTATGTCGACGTCGCTGAAATCGTGAAGCGCACAGTGAGTGCGTTCACGCTCGGCGAAATCGACGAGCTCAAGCTGTGCTACAACCACTTCTTATCTGTCATCAGCCAAGAAGTGAAAGTCGAAACGCTTCTCCCACTCGGAGAAATCGAAGCTTCGTCTTCGACGACTTATGAGTACGAGCCAAGCGAGGAACAAATCCTTGCTGAACTCCTCCCGCGTTATGCGGAGAGCTTGATCTTCGGTGCGCTTCTTGACGCGAAAGTAGCAGAACATGCGTCACGTATGACAGCAATGCAAAGTGCGACAGATAACGCAGATGACTTGATCGGTCGATTGACTCTCGTCTACAACCGAGCTCGACAAGCTGCAATCACGCAAGAAATCACAGAGATCGTCAGTGGGGCTGCTGCGCAGCAGTAA
- the wecB gene encoding non-hydrolyzing UDP-N-acetylglucosamine 2-epimerase has product MPITIMPIFGTRPEAIKMAPLVNALKQHPAFDVHVTITAQHREMLDQVLDLFEIEPDHDLNIMKQRQTLVDITTRGLEGLDAIMKEIKPDLVLVHGDTTTTFVGSLAAYYNQIAVGHVEAGLRTYNKYSPFPEEVNRQLTSTLADLHFAPTAQAAANLASENRHTGVYITGNTAIDALQTTVQSDYVHPMLETVGDRKLILMTAHRRENQGEKMHQMFRAIRRLVDAFPDTHVVYPVHLNPVVQEAAKTVFEGHDRISLIAPLDVFDFHNFASRAHLILTDSGGVQEEAPSLGVPVLVLRDTTERPEGIAAGTLKLAGTEEETIYQMATELLTNETLYQEMAHASNPYGDGHASERIVQAILHHFGQGEAPAPLLTQ; this is encoded by the coding sequence ATGCCGATTACAATCATGCCGATTTTCGGGACACGACCGGAAGCTATCAAGATGGCACCGCTCGTCAATGCCCTGAAGCAACACCCTGCTTTTGATGTTCATGTTACGATTACTGCCCAGCACCGTGAAATGCTCGATCAAGTGCTTGATTTGTTCGAGATTGAACCGGATCACGACTTGAATATCATGAAGCAACGTCAGACACTCGTCGATATTACGACGCGTGGTCTTGAAGGACTCGATGCGATCATGAAGGAAATCAAGCCGGATCTCGTCCTCGTCCATGGCGACACGACGACGACATTTGTCGGAAGCCTTGCTGCCTATTACAATCAGATCGCGGTCGGTCACGTCGAGGCGGGACTGCGGACATACAATAAATACTCGCCGTTCCCGGAAGAGGTCAATCGTCAGTTGACGTCGACGCTTGCGGACTTACATTTCGCTCCGACAGCGCAAGCTGCAGCGAATCTCGCATCCGAAAATCGTCACACTGGTGTCTACATCACGGGGAATACGGCGATCGATGCTCTGCAGACGACCGTCCAATCCGATTACGTCCATCCGATGCTCGAGACGGTCGGGGACCGGAAGTTGATCTTGATGACGGCACATCGTCGTGAGAACCAAGGGGAGAAGATGCATCAGATGTTCCGAGCGATTCGTCGCCTCGTCGATGCGTTCCCGGATACGCATGTCGTCTATCCGGTCCACCTCAATCCGGTCGTTCAAGAAGCAGCGAAGACGGTCTTTGAGGGGCATGACCGGATTTCGTTGATTGCTCCGCTCGACGTGTTCGACTTCCACAACTTCGCGAGCCGTGCGCATTTAATCTTGACTGATTCAGGTGGCGTACAGGAAGAAGCGCCGTCACTTGGTGTACCTGTTCTCGTTTTACGGGATACGACGGAGCGTCCGGAAGGGATTGCTGCCGGAACGTTGAAGCTTGCCGGTACGGAAGAAGAGACGATCTATCAGATGGCGACCGAACTGTTGACGAACGAAACACTTTATCAAGAAATGGCGCATGCCTCGAACCCGTATGGCGACGGTCATGCGTCCGAACGCATCGTCCAAGCGATCCTGCATCACTTTGGTCAAGGGGAAGCGCCGGCACCGTTACTCACACAATGA
- the atpB gene encoding F0F1 ATP synthase subunit A — protein MNHEMPLYEIPLWGDFVLYGSWTNLITVLIAAALVFLIAVAGTRRLVMKPTGAQNVMEMFLEFVRGIISSTMDWKTGGRFLTFGMTLFLFILVSNIMGLPFNVVTGHYIWFNSPTADPYVTLALSSLVVVLSHYYGVKMRGFGAYAKTFMTPMFIITIIEEFANTLTLGLRLYGNIFAGEIMIGIILSIGIVSGTNDFQFLGPIGAIISGIPMLIWQGFSLFIGGIQAYIFLILTMVYIGHKAAHDH, from the coding sequence ATGAACCACGAAATGCCACTTTACGAAATCCCACTCTGGGGTGACTTCGTTCTGTACGGTAGCTGGACGAACTTGATCACAGTATTGATTGCTGCTGCTCTCGTCTTCTTGATTGCCGTGGCCGGTACGCGACGTCTTGTGATGAAGCCAACCGGTGCTCAAAACGTGATGGAGATGTTCCTTGAATTCGTTCGCGGAATCATCAGCAGCACGATGGACTGGAAAACAGGGGGTCGCTTCCTTACGTTCGGAATGACATTATTCCTGTTCATCCTTGTGTCCAACATCATGGGTCTCCCATTCAACGTCGTGACTGGACACTACATTTGGTTCAACTCACCAACTGCAGATCCTTACGTGACACTGGCACTTTCATCTCTCGTAGTAGTCTTAAGTCATTACTACGGTGTGAAGATGCGAGGCTTCGGCGCTTATGCGAAAACATTCATGACGCCGATGTTTATCATTACCATCATCGAGGAGTTTGCAAACACGTTGACGCTCGGTCTTCGTCTTTACGGAAACATCTTCGCTGGTGAAATCATGATCGGAATCATTCTTTCGATCGGTATCGTCTCTGGTACGAACGATTTCCAATTCCTCGGACCAATCGGCGCGATCATCTCGGGTATCCCGATGTTGATCTGGCAAGGATTCTCACTCTTCATCGGTGGTATCCAAGCGTACATCTTCCTTATCTTGACGATGGTTTACATCGGACATAAGGCAGCGCACGACCATTAA
- a CDS encoding ABC transporter ATP-binding protein gives MIRLNQIEQSYGEMTVLHDINLQAEAGELIALVGPSGSGKSTLLQLLGLLQTPTNGAVYFDDTCVSEATDEERRRLRLEEVGFIFQESHLVPFLTAGEQLELVAQEAGRTVDVTSALAVFGLEHRKDHLPHALSGGERQRVAIARAFVNEPRLVLADEPTASLDYPNGRRVMELLQQQARESNKTVIVITHDERMLDVCDRIWQIEDGRITEATASRSYSHS, from the coding sequence ATGATTCGATTAAATCAGATTGAGCAAAGTTATGGTGAGATGACGGTTCTGCATGACATCAACTTACAGGCAGAAGCGGGTGAGTTGATTGCCCTCGTCGGACCGAGCGGTAGTGGGAAAAGTACATTACTCCAGCTGCTTGGATTGTTACAGACACCAACGAACGGTGCCGTCTACTTTGATGATACGTGCGTCAGTGAAGCAACGGACGAAGAACGTCGTCGTTTGCGTCTCGAAGAAGTCGGGTTCATCTTTCAAGAATCGCATCTCGTACCATTTTTGACAGCAGGAGAGCAACTGGAGCTGGTCGCGCAGGAAGCGGGGCGAACCGTTGACGTGACATCGGCGCTCGCGGTGTTCGGACTCGAGCACCGGAAAGACCATTTGCCGCACGCCTTATCAGGTGGCGAACGACAACGTGTCGCGATTGCCCGGGCATTCGTTAATGAACCACGCCTTGTACTTGCGGATGAACCGACGGCAAGTCTCGATTACCCGAACGGTCGCCGGGTGATGGAACTGTTGCAACAACAAGCGCGTGAGTCGAACAAGACCGTCATCGTCATCACGCATGACGAACGGATGCTTGACGTCTGTGACCGGATTTGGCAGATTGAAGATGGGCGGATCACGGAAGCGACAGCATCCCGATCCTATTCTCATAGCTGA
- a CDS encoding F0F1 ATP synthase subunit delta, translating to MRDHVAGRYAKALFDLALEHHVLEQAEADVRTLGEVLHATPELASVLDNPSISAEELKQVLQTSFTGFNTIVLNTLLVMVENDRAAEIVTLPEHFIALLNEHRNVATAIVTSAYKLSDEELTKVKETFGQKSGKTLEVENVVDTRVIGGLRVQIGYTTYDGTIETKLTRLERELLKA from the coding sequence ATGCGTGATCACGTAGCGGGACGCTACGCAAAAGCGCTCTTCGATCTTGCGCTTGAGCACCATGTGCTCGAGCAAGCAGAAGCTGATGTGCGGACGCTCGGCGAAGTGCTCCACGCAACACCAGAGCTCGCTTCGGTTTTAGATAACCCATCGATTTCTGCTGAAGAGCTCAAGCAAGTTCTTCAAACAAGCTTCACTGGCTTCAACACGATCGTCTTGAACACATTGCTTGTCATGGTCGAAAACGACCGGGCGGCAGAGATCGTTACATTACCGGAACACTTCATTGCATTGTTGAATGAACACCGCAATGTCGCGACGGCAATCGTCACGAGTGCATACAAATTGTCGGACGAGGAACTCACGAAAGTGAAAGAGACGTTTGGCCAAAAATCAGGTAAAACGCTTGAAGTCGAGAACGTCGTCGACACGCGCGTCATCGGAGGACTTCGCGTCCAAATCGGTTACACGACATATGACGGAACGATCGAAACTAAACTAACGCGCCTTGAGCGTGAGCTGTTAAAAGCGTAA
- the upp gene encoding uracil phosphoribosyltransferase codes for MSKVHVFDHPLIQHKMTIMRKVETGTKQFRELVDEVASLMAYEITRDLPLTDVAIETPVTKTTQKMIEGKKLGIVPILRAGLGMVDGMLRMMPNVKVGHIGLYRDPETLEPTEYYLKLPTDVAERDFVVVDPMLATGGSAADAISSLKKQGAKSIKLACLCAAPEGVKRVQEEHPDVDIYLAALDEKLDDHGYIVPGLGDAGDRLFGTK; via the coding sequence ATGAGTAAAGTACATGTATTTGATCACCCATTGATTCAGCACAAGATGACGATCATGCGTAAAGTCGAAACAGGAACGAAACAATTCCGGGAACTTGTCGACGAGGTGGCTTCATTGATGGCATATGAAATCACACGTGACCTTCCACTCACAGATGTCGCGATCGAGACACCGGTCACGAAGACGACGCAAAAGATGATCGAAGGCAAGAAACTCGGGATCGTCCCGATTCTCCGCGCCGGTCTCGGTATGGTCGACGGCATGCTCCGCATGATGCCGAACGTCAAAGTCGGTCACATCGGTTTGTACCGTGACCCGGAGACACTCGAGCCAACGGAATACTACCTCAAGCTTCCGACAGACGTCGCAGAACGTGATTTCGTCGTCGTTGACCCGATGCTTGCGACAGGTGGTTCGGCGGCAGACGCCATCTCCTCACTGAAGAAACAAGGGGCAAAGAGCATCAAGCTCGCATGTCTCTGTGCAGCACCTGAAGGCGTCAAACGCGTTCAAGAAGAACACCCGGACGTCGACATCTATCTCGCGGCACTCGACGAGAAGTTGGATGACCACGGATATATCGTCCCAGGACTCGGTGATGCAGGAGACCGTCTCTTCGGAACGAAGTAA
- the atpE gene encoding F0F1 ATP synthase subunit C, which translates to MNLIATAIIIGLGALGAGIGNGLIVNGTVLGQARQPELKNELRQTMFIGIGLVEALPIIGVAVGFLLLNS; encoded by the coding sequence ATGAATCTTATTGCAACAGCGATCATCATCGGACTCGGCGCACTCGGCGCAGGTATCGGTAACGGTCTTATCGTAAACGGTACAGTATTAGGTCAAGCACGTCAGCCAGAACTCAAAAACGAACTTCGTCAAACAATGTTCATCGGTATCGGTCTTGTTGAGGCACTTCCAATCATCGGTGTAGCGGTCGGTTTCCTTCTTCTCAACTCTTAA
- a CDS encoding ATP synthase subunit I produces the protein MNIILQDALYRAYLRWFGLFYGILAVLLLIGRPSDPVIYGLALGGTGSFLILTLQRLSVDRMYRVIETGRKPVSRGTVSRMAVAVLCVMIGLKYQTELSLTAVVIGLLAGHVIQFCEFLTHELKREKR, from the coding sequence ATGAACATCATCCTTCAAGATGCGTTGTATCGTGCGTACTTACGATGGTTTGGACTCTTTTACGGAATCCTGGCTGTCCTGCTGCTCATCGGACGCCCGAGTGATCCAGTCATCTATGGACTAGCACTTGGTGGAACTGGCAGCTTTCTGATCTTGACGCTTCAACGACTCAGCGTCGATCGGATGTATCGTGTAATCGAGACGGGGCGTAAGCCAGTGTCTCGAGGGACCGTTTCACGCATGGCGGTCGCGGTACTTTGTGTGATGATCGGTTTGAAATATCAAACTGAATTGTCATTAACTGCGGTGGTAATAGGCCTTCTCGCCGGCCACGTCATACAATTTTGTGAGTTCTTGACTCACGAACTCAAGCGGGAAAAGAGGTGA
- a CDS encoding ABC transporter permease: protein MKLGWKELVRMKGRFSWMTIVTMLIVLLILMITGLADGLAYDNGAAVRNLPVEQFALSKDAEGQLTRSFLQADETPKGAEALGVQNMVLEKKNGTKDDVTVFALPQTTNYGPKQLQSLQKGEVLVDAAYAEQRGTRVGDTIKDFRTKETFRIAGTVTDGRYSHAPVLWMTDESWQAWQSKMGASYVSAYIGQSLQTDQVVFSKQAVVENVPGYAAEQNSFQMMRVALVVIGALILTAFFYILTMQKMKQLGVLKAIGIRTRTMGASLLVQVILLTSLAFAVSVAITYLTSRFLPADLPFRFEWSTSLMYGGILLVTAIFGALVPLRMVKKLEAADAMGGMNG, encoded by the coding sequence ATGAAACTAGGGTGGAAAGAACTCGTCCGGATGAAAGGACGATTCAGTTGGATGACGATCGTGACGATGTTGATCGTCTTATTGATTTTGATGATCACCGGTCTTGCGGACGGGCTGGCCTACGACAATGGGGCTGCCGTCCGTAATCTACCGGTCGAACAGTTTGCACTGAGTAAAGATGCGGAAGGGCAGCTGACCCGTTCGTTCTTACAGGCGGATGAGACACCAAAGGGCGCGGAAGCACTCGGTGTCCAGAACATGGTGCTTGAGAAGAAGAATGGAACGAAGGATGATGTGACGGTCTTTGCGTTACCACAGACGACGAACTATGGTCCAAAACAGCTGCAATCGTTGCAAAAAGGTGAAGTTCTCGTCGATGCTGCGTATGCAGAGCAACGCGGAACCCGTGTCGGCGATACGATCAAGGATTTTCGGACGAAAGAGACGTTCCGGATTGCCGGTACAGTAACGGACGGACGTTATAGTCACGCACCTGTCCTCTGGATGACGGATGAATCTTGGCAAGCATGGCAATCGAAGATGGGGGCATCATACGTCTCAGCGTATATCGGTCAGTCGTTGCAAACGGATCAAGTCGTCTTCTCAAAACAAGCAGTCGTTGAGAACGTACCAGGCTATGCAGCGGAGCAAAACTCCTTCCAGATGATGCGGGTCGCACTCGTTGTCATCGGGGCATTGATTCTGACTGCCTTCTTCTATATCTTGACGATGCAGAAGATGAAACAGCTCGGTGTCTTGAAGGCAATCGGCATCCGGACCCGGACGATGGGTGCGAGTCTACTCGTACAAGTCATCCTCTTGACGAGCCTCGCCTTTGCTGTCAGCGTCGCCATCACCTATTTAACAAGTCGTTTCTTACCGGCGGATCTTCCATTCCGTTTTGAATGGTCGACCAGTCTGATGTACGGCGGCATTTTACTCGTAACGGCAATCTTCGGTGCGCTCGTTCCGTTACGGATGGTCAAGAAACTCGAAGCGGCAGATGCGATGGGAGGAATGAACGGATGA
- the atpF gene encoding F0F1 ATP synthase subunit B: MNLTYLAAEAGGEGNQLLLANMIVTIVVFLLLLILLKKFAWGPLVNMMKAREGHVASEINSAEKSRKDAEVYVEQQREELNKARTEARDLLEASRRQAEAEQARAMEQARLESEMSKEEARRAIERERAEAQAALKNDVALQAIAAARHVMKTQLATDEAAQKALVDQFLADTKGTN; the protein is encoded by the coding sequence ATGAATCTAACGTATCTTGCGGCAGAGGCTGGCGGCGAAGGCAACCAACTCTTACTAGCCAACATGATCGTCACGATCGTCGTTTTCCTCTTGCTCCTCATCCTCTTGAAGAAATTCGCATGGGGCCCGCTCGTCAACATGATGAAAGCGCGGGAAGGGCATGTGGCTAGCGAGATCAACTCGGCTGAAAAGAGCCGTAAAGACGCTGAAGTCTACGTAGAACAACAACGCGAAGAATTAAACAAGGCGCGTACGGAAGCACGCGATCTTTTAGAAGCATCACGCCGTCAGGCAGAAGCAGAGCAAGCACGTGCGATGGAGCAGGCACGTCTTGAATCCGAAATGAGTAAGGAAGAAGCTCGCCGTGCGATCGAACGTGAACGCGCTGAAGCACAAGCTGCTTTGAAGAACGATGTCGCTCTTCAAGCAATCGCTGCAGCACGCCACGTCATGAAAACACAGCTTGCGACAGACGAAGCCGCTCAAAAAGCACTCGTCGATCAATTCCTTGCTGATACTAAGGGCACGAACTAA
- a CDS encoding response regulator transcription factor — MYILVVEDDPHIQALVCSTLQADGHSVRATADGNEALAWIETMTFEAAVLDVLLPGQTGLVLCERLRQNGDIPILMLTALGELTDKRDGFAAGADDYITKPFDPEELVFRLHAVARRYQKAAQPVLHLGDVTIDKRSQLVTIQSTEWTLPRREFELLHQLASFPGRVFSREELIEHVWGLDFMGDDRTIDVHIKRLRGRLKETNQVKIETVRGLGYRLEVEA, encoded by the coding sequence ATGTATATTCTAGTCGTTGAAGATGATCCACATATTCAAGCACTCGTCTGTTCAACGTTACAAGCCGATGGACATTCCGTCCGAGCGACAGCAGACGGAAACGAAGCGCTCGCTTGGATCGAGACGATGACGTTTGAAGCAGCCGTGCTCGACGTCTTGCTCCCCGGGCAGACCGGTCTCGTCCTGTGTGAGCGATTACGGCAAAACGGGGACATCCCGATCTTGATGCTGACGGCGCTCGGTGAACTAACGGATAAGCGAGATGGTTTTGCAGCAGGTGCTGATGATTACATCACAAAGCCGTTCGATCCGGAAGAATTAGTGTTTCGGCTTCACGCCGTGGCTCGGCGCTATCAAAAAGCGGCGCAACCCGTCCTACATCTCGGGGATGTCACGATTGATAAACGCAGTCAGCTCGTGACGATCCAGTCGACCGAGTGGACACTCCCGCGGCGCGAGTTCGAATTATTACATCAGCTGGCAAGTTTTCCGGGACGGGTCTTCAGCCGCGAAGAATTGATCGAACACGTCTGGGGACTTGATTTCATGGGAGACGATCGGACGATTGATGTTCACATCAAACGACTTCGTGGACGCTTAAAGGAGACGAATCAGGTGAAGATCGAGACCGTTCGCGGACTCGGGTACCGGTTGGAGGTCGAAGCATGA
- a CDS encoding AtpZ/AtpI family protein — translation MRQSGLAKSMVMASQISTALAAPIVIGFLVGNYGEQQQWWEKMGATFAVFIGIFIGILCMIAMIRHLLGEKT, via the coding sequence GTGCGCCAAAGTGGGCTCGCGAAGAGTATGGTCATGGCCTCGCAAATTTCGACGGCACTGGCTGCACCGATCGTCATTGGCTTTTTGGTTGGGAACTATGGGGAACAACAACAATGGTGGGAAAAAATGGGTGCGACGTTCGCCGTGTTCATCGGGATTTTCATCGGCATTCTTTGCATGATCGCCATGATCAGGCACTTGTTAGGGGAGAAGACATGA